From the Molothrus ater isolate BHLD 08-10-18 breed brown headed cowbird chromosome 25, BPBGC_Mater_1.1, whole genome shotgun sequence genome, one window contains:
- the PPFIA4 gene encoding LOW QUALITY PROTEIN: liprin-alpha-4 (The sequence of the model RefSeq protein was modified relative to this genomic sequence to represent the inferred CDS: deleted 1 base in 1 codon) has product MMCEVMPTISEGDPLGPPQGSEADADFEQLMVNMLDERDKLLDTLRETRETLAVTQSRLQETLRERDQLQRQLNSALPQEFATLTRELSACREQLLEREEEISELKAERNNTRLLLEHLECLVSRHERSLRMTVVKRQAQSPSGVSSEVEVLKALKSLFEHHKALDEKVRERLRAALERVATLEEQLVDAHRQVAALQQGSAREPAAGEREEREPKEPAAKLPWKRLSNGSVHPDDEAGRVVELQELLEKQNFEVVQAKERISALAASVAELEEDLGTARKDLIKSEEMSSKYQRDLREALAQKEDMEERITTLEKRYLAAQREATSIHDLNDKLENELANKESLHRQCEEKARHLQELLELAEQKLQQTMRKAETLPEVEAELAQRIAALTKAKERHGSIEEHLRQLETQLEEKNQELARARQREKMNEEHNKRLSDTVDRLLSESNERLQLHLKERMAALEEKNTLLQELENTQKQIEEHQHDKRRLSDEIDKLRLEVDQLKTRSGTFVESVHTRSHMGSATDLRFPLGAVVHGPAEPFGAAPGLPRAQKGRFSARREEPAKDWEQAQAGGVLAAGPHAFDSDPDISDVDEDDRETLFSSMDVLSPGGHSDAQTLAMMLQEQLDAINEEIRMIQEEKESTELRAEELETRVTSGSMEGLNLTQLCKRASIPTSLTALSLASSSPPLSGRSTPKLSSRSAAQDLDRMGIMTLPSDLRKHRRKLLSPAARDESREDKTTIKCETSPPSSPRTLRLEKLGHPALSQEDGRSSLEDQASNPSSSQDSLHKGSKRKGIKSSIGRLFGKKEKGRFNQLSREGSTGQVLLTDVEGGIQDPLGLGKLGAQAEKDRRLRKKHELLEEARRKGLPFAHWDGPTVVSWLELWVGMPAWYVAACRANVKSGAIMSALSDTEIQREIGISNALHRLKLRLAIQEMVSLTSPSAPPTSRTSSGNVWVTHEEMENMATSTKTDTEEGSWAQTLAYGDMNHEWIGNEWLPSLGLPQYRSYFMECLVDARMLDHLTKKDLRVHLKMVDSFHRTSLQYGIMCLKRLNYDRKELERRREETQHEIKDVLVWTNDQVIHWIQSIGLREYGNNLVESGVHGALLALDENFDHNSLALVLQIPTQNTQARQVLEREFNNLLALGTDRRLDDGDDKTFRRTPSWRKRFRPRDVHSINLLSGSAETLPAGFRVTSLVPLPPPAAPAKKMPPEVSASGSPRLETSTVRTYSC; this is encoded by the exons atgATGTGCGAGGTGATGCCCACCATCAGCGAGGGGGACCCGCTGGGCCCCCCCCAGGGCTCGGAGGCGGACGCTGACTTCGAGCAGCTGATGGTGAACATGCTGGACGAGAGGGACAAGCTGCTGGACACCCTGCGGGAGACGCGCGAGACGCTCGCGGTCACCCAGAGCCGCCTGCAGGAGACGCTCCGGGAGCGGGACcagctccagaggcagctgaaCTCGGCACTCCCGCAG GAGTTTGCGACGCTGACGCGGGAGCTCAGCGCCTGccgggagcagctcctggagagggaggaggagatcTCAGAGCTGAAAGCCGAGCGCAACAACACCCGG ctcctgctggagcacctggagTGCCTGGTGTCACGGCATGAGCGCTCCCTCAGGATGACCGTGGTCAAGCGGCAGGCCCAGTCACCTTCTGGGGTGTCCAGTGAGGTCGAGGTGCTCAAGGCACTCAAGTCACTCTTTGAGCATCACAAGGCACTGGATGAAAAG GTGAGGGAACGCCTGCGAGCAGCCTTGGAGCGCGTGGCCACCTTGGAGGAGCAGCTTGTGGATGCCCATCGGCAG gtggcagctctgcagcaaggcTCTGCCCGGGAGCCTGCGGCGGGCGAGCGCGAGGAGAGGGAGCCCAAGGAACCAGCAGCCAAACTTCCATGGAAG CGTCTCTCCAATGGCTCTGTCCACCCGGACGATGAGGCCGGGCGGgtggtggagctgcaggagctcctggagaagcAGAATTTTGAAGTAGTCCAGGCCAAGGAACGAATCTCTGCCTTGGCTGCCAGCgtggctgagctggaggaggatctgggcactgccaggaaggATCTGATCAAATCTGAGGAGATGAGCAGCAAGTACCAGAGAGACCTCCGAGAG gccctggcacagaagGAGGACATGGAGGAGAGGATCACCACGCTGGAGAAACGGTACCTGGCAGCCCAGCGAGAGGCCACCTCCATCCATGACCTCAACGACAAATTGGAGAATGAGTTGGCCAATAAGGAGTCCCTGCACCGCCAG TGCGAGGAGAAGGCGCggcacctgcaggagctgctggagctggccgagcagaagctgcagcagacaATGAGAAAGGCAGAGACGCTGCCCGAGGTGGAAGCCGAGCTGGCCCAGCGCATTGCTGCGCTCACCAAGGCaa AAGAGAGGCACGGGAGCATCGAGGAGCACCTCAGGCAGCTGGAGACTCAGCTGGAGGAAAAGAACCAGGAGCTGGCCAGG GCGCGGCAGAGGGAGAAGATGAACGAGGAGCACAACAAGCGGCTCTCGGACACTGTGGATCGGCTGCTGAGCGAGAGCAACGAGCGGCTGCAGCTGCACCTCAAGGAGAGGATGGCAGCCTTGGAGGAAAAG AATACATTGTTACAAGAGCTGGAAAATACCCAAAAGCAGATAGAGGAACACCAGCATGACAAG CGGCGTTTGTCTGACGAGATCGACAAGCTGAGGCTGGAGGTGGATCAGCTCAAGACCAGGAGTGGGACATTTGTGGAGAGTGTGCACACTAG GTCCCACATGGGCAGTGCCACTGACCTGCGCTTCCCACTGGGAGCTGTGGTCCACGGCCCGGCCGAGCCCTTCGGAGCAGctccggggctgccccgggcacAGAAGGGACGATTCAGTGCCCGGAGAGAGGAGCCAGCCAAG GACTGGGAGCAGGCCCAGGCAGGTGGGGTCCTGGCCGCGGGGCCTCACGCCTTCGACAGCGACCCCGACATCTCTGACGTGGACGAGGATGACCGTGAGACGCTGTTCAGCTCCATGGATGTGCTCTCTCCTGGTGGGCACTCAGACGCCCAGACATTGGCCATGATgcttcaggagcagctggatgcCATCAATGAAGAGATCAG gatgatccaggaggagaaggagtccaCGGAGCTCcgtgcagaggagctggagacGCGGGTCACGAGCGGCAGCATGGAGGGCCTGAACCTCACCCAGCTGTGCAAGAGGGCCTCCATCCCCACCTCGctgacagccctgtccctggccAGCTCGTCCCCCCCGCTCAGCGGCCGCTCCACGCCCAAGCTGAGCTCCCGCAGCGCGGCGCAGGACCTGGACCGCATGGGGATCATGACGTTG CCCAGCGACTTGAGGAAGCACCGGAGGAAACTGCTA TCACCTGCAGCTCGGGATGAGAGCCGGGAGGACAAAACCACCATCAAGTGTGAGACATCCCCGCCCTCCTCACCCAGGACACTGCGGCTGGAGAAGCTGGGCCACCCTGCTCTGAGTCAGGAGGATGGCAGGAG CTCACTGGAGGACCAGGCTAgcaatcccagcagcagccaggactcCTTGCACAAGGGCTCCAAGAGGAAGGGGATCAAATCCTCCATCGGGCGCCTGtttgggaagaaggagaagggtCGTTTTAACCAGCTGAGCAGAGAAGGGTCCACAGGGCAGG TGCTGCTGACTGACGTGGAGGGGGGCATCCAGGACCCCCTGGGACTGGGCAAGCTGGGGGCTCAGGCTGAGAAGGATCGGCGCCTACGGAAGAA GCATGAACTCCTGGAGGAGGCTCGGAGGAAAGGATTGCCCTTTGCCCACTGGGATGGCCCCACTGTTGTGTCCTGGCTGGAG ctctgggtggggATGCCAGCCTGGTACGTGGCC GCATGCCGGGCCAACGTCAAGAGCGGGGCCATCATGTCGGCCCTGTCGGACACTGAGATCCAGCGCGAGATCGGCATCAGCAACGCCCTGCACCGCCTCAAGCTGCGCCTGGCCATCCAGGAGATGGTGTCCCTGACCAGCCCCTCGGCGCCGCCCACGTCCCGCACG TCCTCTGGAAATGTCTGGGTGACCCATGAGGAGATGGAGAACATGGCAACTTCCACCAAGACG GACACAGAGGaaggcagctgggcacag ACCTTGGCCTACGGGGACATGAACCATGAGTGGATTGGGAATGAGTGGCTGCCCAGCCTGGGTCTGCCCCAGTACCGCAGCTACTTCATGGAATGCCTGGTGGACGCGCGCATGCTGGACCACCTCACCAAGAAGGACCTGAGGGTGCACCTGAAGATGGTGGACAGCTTCCACCG CACCAGCCTCCAGTACGGCATCATGTGCCTCAAGAGGCTCAACTACGACCGCAAAGAGCTTGAGAGGAGGCGAGAGGAGACCCAGCATGAAATCAAAG ATGTGTTGGTGTGGACCAATGACCAGGTCATTCACTGGATCCAGTCCATCGGGCTGCGCGAGTACGGGAACAACCTGGTGGAGAGTGGTGTGCACGGGGCCCTGCTGGCCCTCGATGAAAACTTTGACCACAACAGCCTGGCCCTTGTGCTGCAGATCCCCACTCAGAACACCCAG GCTCGACAAGTGCTGGAGAGGGAGTTCAACAACCTGCTCGCCTTGGGCACAGACCGGAGGCTGGATGAT GGCGATGACAAAACTTTCCGTCGGACGCCATCCTGGCGCAAGCGCTTCCGCCCGCGGGACGTGCACAGCATCAACCTCCTGAGCGGCTCTGCCGAGACCCTCCCCGCCGGCTTCCGTGTCACCAGCCTCGTGCCACTGCCCCCTCCGGCTGCTCCAGCCAAGAAAATGCCCCCGGAAG TCAGTGCCTCCGGGTCCCCAAGGCTGGAGACGTCCACGGTCCGGACGTACTCGTGCTGA
- the MYOG gene encoding myogenin, giving the protein MAPSSWRGEREQPSPSRAHVPEPPMELFETNPYFFPEQRFYDGENFLGSRLQAFEPAAFPERAEAALCAEGRAALEDKEALAEHCPGQCLPWACKVCKRKSVSMDRRRAATLREKRRLKKVNEAFEALKRSTLLNPNQRLPKVEILRSAIQYIERLQSLLSSLNQQERDQRELRYRAQPAVTSDCGSGSSSCSPEWSSQLEFSTNPADHLLADEAAEERNLHSLSSIVESIAVEDVAVTFPEERGQN; this is encoded by the exons ATGGCACCAAGCAGTTGGCGCGGGGAGAGGGAGCAGCCGTCGCCGAGCCGCGCACACGTCCCCGAGCCGCCCATGGAGCTCTTCGAGACCAACCCGTATTTCTTCCCGGAGCAGAGGTTTTACGATGGGGAAAACTTTCTGGGCTCCCGCTTGCAGGCCTTCGAGCCCGCGGCGTTCCCCGAGCGCGCCGAGGCCGCGCTGTGCGCCGAGGGCAGGGCGGCTCTGGAGGACAAGGAGGCGCTGGCCGAGCACTGTCCCGggcagtgcctgccctgggcctgCAAGGTGTGCAAGAGGAAATCCGTGTCCATGGACCGGCGCCGCGCCGCCACGCTGCGGGAGAAGCGGCGGCTCAAGAAGGTGAACGAGGCATTCGAGGCTCTGAAGCGCAGCACGCTCCTGAACCCCAACCAGCGGCTGCCCAAGGTGGAGATCCTGCGCAGCGCCATCCAGTACATCGAGCGGCTGCAgagcctgctcagctccctcaaCCAGCAGGAGCGGGACCAGCGGGAGCTGCGCTACCGGGCCCAGCCCGCCGTGA ccagcGACTGCGGGTCcggcagctcctcctgcagccccgaGTGGAGCAGCCAGCTGGAGTTCAGCACCAACCCTGCAG ATCACCTCCTGGCCGACGAGGCAGCCGAGGAGCGCAATCTGCACTCGCTGTCCTCCATCGTGGAGAGCATTGCTGTGGAGGACGTGGCTGTGACGTTCCCGGAGGAGCGGGGTCAGAACTGA